ttgggaggctgaggcgggcggatcacgaggtcaggagatcgagaccatcctggctaacacggtgaaaccccgtctctactaaaaacacaaaaaaattagccaggcatggtggcgggcgcctgtagtcccagctacttgggaggctgaggcaggagaatggcgtgcacctgggaggcggagcttgcagtgagcagagatcacgccactgcactccaaccttggcgacagagtgagattccatctcaaaaaaaaaaaaacaaaacaaacaaacaaacaaaaaaacaggttgCAGGAAAGAGGCTggtcaaaactcatcaaaaccaagatgatgatgagagtgacctctgggcgtcctcactgctacactcccaccagtgacatgacagtttacagatgccatggcagcgtcaggaagttaccctctatgctctaaaaaggggaggcatgaataatccaccccttgtctagcatatcatcaagaaataaccataaaaatgggcaaccagcagcccttggcctatggagtagccattctttttttttttttttttgatacagagtcttgcttggtccccgaggctggagtgtagtggcgccatcttggctcgctgcaacctctgcctcccaggttcaactgattttcctgcttcagcctcccaagtagctgtaactataggcgcacaccaccacgcccagctgatttttgtatttttagtagagatggggtttagccatgttgactaggctggtctctcCTGGACTcgggagatccacccgcctcggcctcccaaagtgttgggattacaggtgtgagccaccgtgcccagcccctttaCTTTCTGAATAAACATGCTTTTactttatggacttgccctgaattctttcttgagatccaagaaccctctcttggggtctggattgggatcCCATTCCTATAACAGTTGTGGGGGGATCCTGGGGGAAAACATAAGATCCCATTCTATAGGTGGGGagaccgaggctcagagagggcaaaTGGCTTAGTCAAAACCTCAGGGATAGTGGGTGGCCTAGCCTGGCCCGTCTGATCCCTCCCCAGCACGCCCCCCACCCAGAGATGAGATGTCATCGGTACCCTCCTCTATCCTCTAGAGAAAAGCCCGCACTTGCtgtaagagaagaaagaggaattcGGCAGAAACATCCAGGACaacaattaatttatttattgagggtgaggcagggaagtggggagggagggcaggggtgaCCTCTCTTTCTCACAGGCACCAGGCCTTATTTCTCTCCCAGATAAGCTAAGGTCGGCAGGAGCTGAGGGTAGTGAGGCAGGGAGGAtgcatggggcctgtgggagCCAGAGAGAAGCTGGGGTCAGAGGTAGGAGCTGACACTGTAGGGGGTGTGAAAGGTGAGGGAAGGTCAAAGGTGAACTGCAGCTCGGAGGGAGGGGTCCAGTGTAAACCAGGACTTTCAGGTATAGAAGTAAAATGGGACTCGCAGAGGGTGAAAGAGAAGTTGGAGTCAGAGGGGATCCAGAGATCAAAGAGAAATTGGGGTCAGAGGTAGGAGCTGGGGCTCAGGTGGAGGGTTAAAGGTGAGGCAAGGTCAGAAGTGAAGTGCAGCTCAGAGGGAGGGGTCAAACATAAACCAGGACTTATAGGTCTAGAGGTAAAATGGGATTCATGGGGAGCAGGGGTCAAAGGTGAAGGAAGGTCCGCAAAGTTAAAGGTGCGGTTTCCGGAGTCAGAAGGGGTGAAGCGGGGCTCCTCCTGGGAGATGTCAAGGTTGGAAGAGCTCAAGGGGGTCAAAGATAAATTAGGGCTCAAAGGTCAAAGGGGAGCCAGGGTTGGAGACGAAGTAGCCAGAGGTAAAGCGAGCTCCAAAGGTATTGTTAGGGTCAGGGCCAAGTCTTAGGGTCAGGGGGGAGTCAGCCTTGGAGAGAAAGCGGGGCTCTAGGGGTCAGAGATGGGGGGCTTAGAGGGTCAAAGATCAGAAGCCTCGAGGGGACTGATGGGAAGCGATGGGAGCAGCCTAGGCCacctcctcctccgcctcctcctcgAACTCGCCCTCCTCAGCTGTGGCGTCCTGGTACTGCTGGTACTCAGATACCAGGTCATTCATGTTGCTCTCGGCCTCGGTGAACTCCATCTCGTCCATGCCCTCGCCCGTGTACCAGTGCAAGAAGGCCTTGCGCCGGAACATGGCCGTGAACTGCTCGGAGATGCGCTTGAACAGCTCCTGGATGGCCGTGCTGTTGCCGATGAAGGTCGCGGCCATCTTCAGGCCGCGGGGTGGGATGTCACACACGGCGGTCTTCACGTTGTTGGGGATCCACTCCACGAAGTAGCTGCTATTCTTGCTCTGCACACTCAGCATCTGCTCGTCCACCTCCTTCATGGACATGCGGCCCCGGAACACGGCGGCCACGGTCAGGTAGCGGCCGTGGCGCGGGTCGCACGCAGCCATCATGTTCTTGGCGTCGAACATCTGCTGGGTGAGCTCGGGCACCGTCAGGGCCCGGTACTGCTGGCTGCCCCGGCTGGTCAGGGGTGCGAAGCCGGGCATGAAGAAGTGCAGGCGAGGAAAGGGGACCATGTTGACGGCCAGCTTGCGCAGGTCGGCGTTCAGCTGGCCCGGGAAACGCAGGCAGGTGGTGACCCCGCTCATGGTGGCCGACACCAGGTGGTTGAGGTCCCCGTAGGTGGGGGTGGTCAGCTTGAGGGTGCGGAAACAGATGTCGTAAAGTGCCTCGTTGTCGATGCAGTAGGTCTCATCTGTATTCTCCACCAGCTGGTGCACAGACAGAGTGGCGTTGTAGGGCTCCACCACCGTGTCTGACACTTTGGGCGAGGGCACCACGCTGAAGGTGTTCATGATGCGGTCTGGGAACTCCTCTCGGATCTTACTGATGAGCAGCGTGCCCATCCCGGACCCCGTGCCACCCCCCAGCGAGTGGGTCAGCTGGAAGCCCTGAAGGCAGTCGCAGCTCTCGGCCTCCTTCCGGACTACGTCCAGGACAGCGTCCACCAGCTCTGCGCCCTCCGTGTAGTGCCCCTTTGCCCAGTTGTTGCCGGCTCCGGATTGGcctggagagggaaggagaggggacaCACAGGCAGTTATGGGGAGCCCCAACCCTCGACCCTGTCTCTCCACCACCTGGAGGGCCTCTAGTAGTTGAATAATAGtaactatcaaaaataataacaattagccaggtgtagtggcaggcgatTGTAGTCcctggctactcaggagcctgaggcaagagaatcgcttgaacctgggaggaggaggctgcagtgagccaagattgagccactgcactccagcctgggcgacggagtgagactccatctcaaaaacacacacacacacaaaacactccCCCGCTCCCcgcccccccaccaaaaaaaaaccaagactgggcactgtggctcatgcctgtaaccccaacacttagggaggccgaggtgggaggattgctggagcccagcagttcaagactagcctgggcaatttaGTGAggccatgtctctacaaaaaaaaaaaaaaaaaaaaaaaaaaaaaatatatatatataatatatatatatataatatatatatataggggggggggggggggggggatataataaaaaaaaaaaaaaaaaaatatatatatatatatattatataaattagccagtcatggtggtggcatgcctgtagtaccagttactagggaggctcaggtgggagattgcttgagcccaggagtgggaggctgcagtgagctatgatcacaccattgcagcctgggagacagagcaagaccctgtttctgaaacaaataaaaaaaaaaaaaaaaaaaaaataaatagcaaggtcttggtatgttgcccaggctggagtacagaggtgcaatcatggctcactgcagccttgacctcccaggttcaagtgatcctcctgccccagccttttgagtagctgggactacaggcttatgcTACCagatctggctaatttttgtatttttttttgtagagatggggtttcgtcatgttgcccaggctggtctcgaactcctgagctggagcaatccacctgccttggcctcccaaagtgttgggattacaggcgtgagccaccatgcttggcttgtGTTGTCTTGTTAATCATGTTTATTGTCTGTAAGCTCACTGTGGAATGCAAGTTCCTGGAGGAAAATAATCAGTATTagaatataggccaggtgcggtggctcacgcctgtaatcccagcactttgggaggccgaggcaggcagatcgcgaggttaggagatcgagaccatcctggctaacatggtgaaaccgcgtctctactaaaaatagaaaaatttagccaggcgaggtggtgggtgcctgtagtcccagctactcgggaggctgaggcagaatggcgtgaacccgggaggtggagcttgcagtgagccaagatcgcaccactacgctccagcctgtgcgacagagtgagactttgtcttaaaaaaaaaaaaaaaaaagaataaaaaaaatatattggctGGTATTACTGTGAACAGCTAACATTTTCTTTCACCCTTCGTCTGTCTCCACCTTGGATCAGCTCCAGCATCACCCCCCTAAGTTCAGTTCCCTCTGTCCTGGTCCCCTGGCTCCTACCCTCATCACCCAGTCTGTCCTCTCCACAGTACCCACAAGAGGACACCTGAGAGACGTAAGTCAGGTCCCATCCCTCCTCTGCCTACAGccctccatggctcccacctGCCGTGGGGTCAAAGCCCAAATCCTCCCTGCAGACCACAAGGCCCTGCCGGACCTGCCCCATCCCCTCCCTCACTCTGCTTCAGCCACAGTTGTTACTCCAGCTTTCCAGGTGTGGTCCTGCCCTGGGGCCTTTGCACTAGTTGCTGCGGCTGCTTAGAATGCTTCCCCCCAGGTATTCACGTGACTTTTTCCTCACTTACTTCAGGCTCAATGCCACATCCTCAGAGAAGCCACCTCTGGTcacccccaccctcctcctcccgAGCCTGGTGGTTTAGACTCCACATTCTCAGGACTGACAAGacaaactgtgtgaccttggacaagtgacttcCCCTTTCTGATCTGTTGGAAGATTTCAAAACATAATGATGCAGTTTTGTGGCTGTGGCCCATAATAGGTCCTTGGGAAATGGCTGGGtgaaatcaagatgaaatgaGATTGGCCAAATGGTGTGAGTGATTTCAGGAGGACCACAGAGGGCTTGCAGTTGGGCCGAGAGATTCTATGGCCTCTGGGTGGccagggggtgggaggagcaTTAAAAGTGTGGGCTCAGAGCCggcgcagttgctcatgcctgtaatcccagcactttgggaagcagaggcagacagatcacctgaggtcaggagtttgagaccagcctggccaacatggcgaacccccatctctattaaaaatacaaaaaattagcaaggtatggtggcgcgtgcctgtagtcccagctactcgggaggctgagacaggagaatcgcttgaatccgggaggtggaggttgtgtcactgcattccagcctgggcaacggagacTGGAGTGAGACCCTCTGGCTCCTGACAGCCCCAGTGGCTTATGGTGTGACTTTCTGCATGTGACCTAAggtctctgtgcctctgttttctcacctgtaaaatggaagtaaGAGGCGAGTTGCAGAAAAGATTCAGAGGTAAGACAGGTCCTGCATTTAGCACATCTTAGATGCTGGGAGTATCGGAGATGGGTGGAGCCAGGGCCTGAGGCCAGGGTGGGGACATGCACCAGCTGGAACCAGGAAAGCTTTCCCGGAAGGATTGTCCCAGAGTGTGGACTCCCCACAATCTTCACATATGCCATTCCCTCTGTCTTAAACATCTTTCCTCCCTTCAATGCCCTTTGGCTAGTTCAAATCCTACTCACATTCTAGACTGCAGATAGTAATCAAAACAACGACACATGCTTATTTACCTCTTTCTctgtgtcaggcattgttctaaactCTTTACACATATTCATGACTTTAaacctcataatttttttttttttttggagacgaagtttcgctcctgttgcccaggctggagtgcagtgtcatgatctcggctcaccacaacctctgcctcctgtgttcaagcaattctcctgcctcagcctcctgagtagctgggattacaggcatgcgccaccacgcctggttaattttttatttttagtagagacggggtttctccacgttagtcaggctggtctcaaactcccgacctcaggtgatccacctgcatcggcctcccaaagtgctgggattataggtgtgagccactgtgcccgccctaAGCCTCACAATTCTAATAGTTAGCATTTTAGAatccctgttttattttatcttttttagagatggggtctcatgccatcgctcaggctggagtgcagtggcaccatcatagctcatggcagcctcaacctcccaggctcaagtgattctcctaccttagcctcacgagtagctgtgactacaggtgcacgccacctcactcagctaattaaaaattttttctttttgtggagacagagtctcaccacggtgtccaggctggtctcgaactcctgacctcaagctctcttcctgactcagcctcccaaagtcctgggtttacaggcatgagccaccatgcccagtgaaatCCCTGTTTTAAAGACGAggaggccgggcaaggtggctcatgcttgtaatccagcacttcgggaactgagttgggtggatcatccaggagtttgagactagcctgggcaacatagagagacccgcctctctacaaagaaaatgaaaaaatcagctgggtgtggtggtgcatgcctgtagttccagctacttgggagactgaggcaagaggatcacgtGTGCCCGGAGGTGGAGGCGgcagtgagcggtgatcatgccactgcactccagcctgggtgacagcaggacagacagaccctgtctgaaaaacaaaaaaaagaggattttgaGGCCCAGAAAGGCTGAGGAGCCCATCCTAAGTTATCCAACTGAATCAACCCCTGGCCGAGCtttacttatttatcttctttgtgGCCTATCACCTTCTACCAGAATGTGAGCTGCACTGGGGCAGAGAGGGGACTCCGGCTGTTTGATTCTTCCCTGCATCTCCAGCTTCTAGAACAGGGCCTGGTATGCAGTGAGTGCTCACTGTTGAATGCATGAAGTGGCAGAATTGGGATGTGcacccaggcagtctggttccGGTTCAGACCGTTTAATtaaaatgccacctcctccaggaagacttCCCTGAATCCCTGTCTGTATCCGCCCTCCTCAGGGCTCTCACAGTGGCCTGAGCATCCCCCCATCACAGCCCTGGATGCAGGGCTGGTGCCTAGTGCCCTGTCCACCCCGTCTCCGGTCTGTGGGCCCCGGTGGTGGCTGTTGACTCTGTGGTGTTAGCAGGAATAAGGAGGTTTTCCAGCCTCTGGCTCCCTGCTGGGGGACTCACCAAACACGAAGTTGTCCGGCCGAAAGATCTGACCGAAGGGGCCGGAACGGACAGAGTCCATGGTGCCGGGTTCCAGGTCCACCAGCACCGCTCTGGGGACATAATTTCCTCCTGCAGGGAAACAGATGGAGGGCAGTTTGGTGCGTGCCAGGAACCACAGGCGCCCGGTAGCATCCTGTTCCCTCccagctgcccctccccacctGGAAGGTGCCTCCTTCGCCCTACCTGTGGCCTCGTTGTAGTACACGTTGATCCTCTCCAGTTGCAGGTCACTGTCCccatggtatgtgcctgtggggTCGATGCCATGTTCGTCACTGATAACCTCCCAAAACTAGAGAGAGAGGTGGTCGCAAGAGTTGAGAGAGGGGAAGCCGGTGGCCAAGCCAAGGACTCCCCCCAGCCCCAACTACCTCCCTAGCTGCCACCTCTCCCTCAGCAAGGTGAACGGGGGACCTAGAGGCATGGTGTCGGGGCGAGGATGAGGCAGCAAGAAGGAGCGGTGGGGGCGGGGTGCAGCCGAGTCAGCACCCAGCGGGGCCGGCTGGTGCCAGCGCACCCAGGCTGCAGCCTGGGGGAGGCATGGGGGCTCTTTGTGCGTGAGGAGGGGACAGTGGCCCAGCTGTGGGCCCAGCTGTGACAGGCGGACAGAAGGCTGGCTCCCACTCTCCGCAGCCTCTTTGTtcccagcctggccctgccacccccaccctgcGACCCTTCCCCCAAGGCCCCTGGGGCGCGCTGGCCTCCTGGGGACCTCATTCCTCTCCAAAGGCTCCCACGTTGGGGGTGCTCCGGGGACCGACCCCGCGCTGCTCCCCGGGGCCGCCGCTGCCTCCCCGGGCCCCGTCCCCCAAGCACCTTGGCCCCGATCTGGTTGCCGCACTGGCCGGCCTGCAGGTGCACGATCTCCCGCATGGCGGTGGCGCTGAGGGTGGACGCGGCGGCGGTGGCGCGAGCGCGGGGAgctgcggcggcggcgcgggTGGAAGATGCGGCGGAGACGGCGGAGCACGGTCCCTGCGCCCCCGGGAGCCGCTATATGAGCGGGCGGGGCACGCGTCACGGCCGGTCACCCTCCCGCTCCGCCCCTTGGTCCCGCCCCGGGATGAtggagggggctggggtggggggaggtggtgCAGGGACCTCCCTCCCCAGGGGCCTCCCAGAGACGTCCAGGACCTCACGTGCTCCGACTCCTGCCTTGGGGGTGAGGCCCCTTAGGGAGCCACCAGTGCCGTCTTCTCggtcccagcccccagccaggcTTGGCCACCCGCAGAAATTGGGCGGAGGAAGGGAGGGGATCGCCTGGTAAACAGGCATATGAGAAGTCCTGCCCCTCCCCCTTAGCCTCCACCCTCCCGCCCCAGGCCTTGCCTCAGTTTCTCGGTCCGCAGCCCCCCTTCTCATTCTATTTAGACCGCATTCGCCAGAATCCTTGCAGTAACCGCGAGCCCTCCCAGTGGGCTGGGGGCTCCGGAGCAGCGATCTGGTTTGCGGGTGGGGGCGGTAGGTTCCCGGAGGGCTTGTCCTGAAGCTGCATAGTAAAACCACGATTTTCCTCCCATGATTGGGTGCAGATGCTGGTGGGCTCCCCTGGTACACCTCTACTGGGCATTGAGCTCGTCACAGGTGGGGTCACCCCCAGCCTGGCCTAAGGAGGAGAGTGGAGGAGTAAGACAGCTGGGTTTATATTGGGAGGGGGACAGTGAGTCCCCAGGGCTGCCTCGCTTTCCCAAAATAACACCCCTCCTCTCTAGTATTGTAATTTATCTTTatctatatcctttttttttttttttttttttgagacagagtttcgctgttggtgcccaggctggagtgcaatggcgcaatggcgcaatcacggctcactacaacctcagctttccaggttcaagcaactctcctgcctcagcctcccgagtagctgggattacaggcatgtgccaccatgcccggctaatttttttgtatttttagtagagacaaactttctccatgttgctcaggctgatctcagactcctgacttcaggccatctgcccacctccacctcccaaagtgctgggattacaggcgtgagcctcccaagtacctgggactgcaggtgcatgccatcacgcctggctaattttcaagattttttgtagagacaaggtcacgctatgttgtccaggctgctctccaactcctgagctcaagagatcctcccgcctcggcctcccaaagtgctgagattccaggcatgagctgctgcgcccagctcagtattataatttattacaCACCATCTCCCCTGCCTCTGCGTTTCCTGTAGCGTTAGGTATAAGACCTTGCCCTGGTGCTCCTCTCTGTGTCTGAATTTCACATTTGCAAGTTGGGGTGGTGAAGAAGGCCCTCCCTCCAGGGTCTGATGATGTGATGACCCAGTTAACAAGGTGGTGCTAGTCTCCCCTCCTGCAGAGTCAACAATAAGTTGTATCTTTCGAGAGTCTAAGTATTATCAGAGGCTGGACTGGACTCCCTGTGCTGCCTCTCTTGTGAAGGTCAGGCCTCCTGGGGCTGCTTCCTTGGACAGCCTCCAGTCCCGCCCTCCCAGGAAGTCTCCTCCTCACCTCCCGTCCTTGACTTCCCCACTCAAGGACTTTGGTGTATtgctggtgggaggtggggtaAGCCATCTTGGCCATGTGGTTGGGACCTCACATTTGCCATggccactaatttttttttttttttgagacggagtcttgctctgtcacccaggctggagtgtagtggcaccatctcggctcactgcaacctcggccttctgggttcaagtcattctcctggctcagctgccccagtagctgggattacaggtgcgcaccaccatgcccagctaatttttgtatttttagtagagatgggctttcaccatgttagccaggctggtctcgaattcctgacctcatgatccgcccactttagcctcccaaagtgctgggattacaggcgtgagccgccacgcccagcaaattctttttttttttttttgcttgccctgtcatccaggctggagtgcagtggcatggccatggctcactgcagcctcgaactcctgggctcaagtgattctcccacctcagcctcctgagtagctggaactacaggcatgcaccaacatgcctgggtaatttttgtatttttttgtgaagatgggggtcttgctatgttgcccaggttggtctccaactcctgagctcaagcaatcctcccacctcagcctcccaaagtgttggggttacacatgtgagccatcatgccctgccCAATGACTACTAAACTTGACTAGTGGTTCTCaacagcgtgtgtgtgtgtgtgtgtgtgtgtggtggggggtgatATTGCCTTCCCAGGGGATACTTGGCaatatctgaagacatttttggttgtcacacccAGATGGgggcgggtgtgtgtgtgtgtgactgtgtgtgcactactggcatctagtgggtggaggccagagatgctgctgaaAGCCCTTCAGTGCACAGGACGGCCCCACCCCAGAGAATGATGCGGGCCCAATGTCAACAGGGTTGAGGCTGAGAAATCCTGTGTtaattattttgggaaaaaatttGTGTTAGCCTCTTCGCTCACACTAGATGCCAGAATAAATTCCAGAGGGGCTAGACCTTATACAGGTTCGGTGGGGTGATCCCTTAGCTTCTGTGACTTATATACCCTCTCTCCCTTAActcagtgtgtgtgtatgcatgtttttatttttttagcaagccttttttttttttttttttttgagacggagtcttgctctgtcgcccaggctggagtgcagtggcgccatctcggctcactgcaagctctgcctcctgggttcacgccattctcctgcctcagcccctccgagtagctgggactacaggcgctccccaccatgcctggctaatgttttgtatttttagtagagacggggtttcaccgtggtctcaatctcctgacctcatgatccgcctgcctcggcctcccaaagtgctgggattacaagtgtgagccactgcgcccggcccatttttttgtttttgagatggagtttcgctcttgttgctcaggctggagtgcagtggtgcaatctctgctcatctcaacctccgcctcttgggttcaagcgattctcctgcctcagcctcccgagtagctgggattacaggcatgcaccgccacgcccggctaattttgtatttttagtaaagacagggtttctccatgttggtcaggctggtcttgaactccagacctcaggtgattcccctcgcctcggcctcccaaagtgctgagattacaggcgtgagccaccgcaccctgccaccatttttttttttttcagacagtttcaccctgttg
This sequence is a window from Nomascus leucogenys isolate Asia unplaced genomic scaffold, Asia_NLE_v1 Super-Scaffold_241, whole genome shotgun sequence. Protein-coding genes within it:
- the TUBB4A gene encoding tubulin beta-4A chain, with translation MREIVHLQAGQCGNQIGAKFWEVISDEHGIDPTGTYHGDSDLQLERINVYYNEATGGNYVPRAVLVDLEPGTMDSVRSGPFGQIFRPDNFVFGQSGAGNNWAKGHYTEGAELVDAVLDVVRKEAESCDCLQGFQLTHSLGGGTGSGMGTLLISKIREEFPDRIMNTFSVVPSPKVSDTVVEPYNATLSVHQLVENTDETYCIDNEALYDICFRTLKLTTPTYGDLNHLVSATMSGVTTCLRFPGQLNADLRKLAVNMVPFPRLHFFMPGFAPLTSRGSQQYRALTVPELTQQMFDAKNMMAACDPRHGRYLTVAAVFRGRMSMKEVDEQMLSVQSKNSSYFVEWIPNNVKTAVCDIPPRGLKMAATFIGNSTAIQELFKRISEQFTAMFRRKAFLHWYTGEGMDEMEFTEAESNMNDLVSEYQQYQDATAEEGEFEEEAEEEVA